A single window of Pontibacillus chungwhensis DNA harbors:
- a CDS encoding anthranilate synthase component II — MIVMIDNYDSFTYNLFQYIQMGGYEVVVYRNDQISIEEIEALEPEAIVLSPGPGSPQEAGICTDVVKHFFRVVPILGICLGHQVIVEAFGGEVKKGERPMHGKVSLVFHDGNGIYDGISSPTTVTRYHSLVALEDRLPKELVVTSRSKDGAIMGVRHNVYPVEGIQFHPEAILTKNGYEMLQNFFDVKEVAPS; from the coding sequence ATGATCGTAATGATCGATAACTATGATTCATTTACATATAATTTATTCCAATATATACAGATGGGAGGGTATGAGGTAGTGGTCTATCGAAACGACCAGATCTCTATTGAAGAAATCGAAGCTTTAGAACCAGAAGCAATCGTATTGTCACCAGGCCCTGGTTCTCCTCAAGAAGCCGGGATTTGTACAGATGTTGTTAAACATTTCTTTAGAGTGGTTCCTATTCTTGGGATCTGCCTTGGGCACCAGGTGATCGTAGAAGCTTTCGGAGGGGAAGTAAAAAAAGGAGAACGTCCAATGCATGGTAAAGTCTCTCTTGTATTTCATGATGGAAATGGCATCTATGATGGCATTTCGTCTCCTACTACTGTTACAAGGTATCACTCTTTAGTAGCTCTTGAGGACAGGCTCCCTAAAGAATTAGTAGTGACCTCGCGCTCAAAAGACGGAGCTATTATGGGAGTGCGACACAACGTTTATCCGGTTGAAGGAATTCAATTCCATCCTGAAGCGATCTTAACAAAGAATGGGTACGAAATGTTACAGAACTTTTTTGATGTAAAGGAGGTAGCTCCTTCATGA
- a CDS encoding glycosyltransferase: protein MTILLIMTIAFWTYALIDGWRGLKSIKALKEVQDHHSNQFVSIILAAKDEEKAIDQTLQSLINQTHEPFEIIAVNDRSQDQTGSIINKWAKSNPSRIKAIHIEVLPADWLGKNHALYQGTGTQKEMFYYSRMETFTFLTTLLTRPFHSLKRIKWTTFGFGFFKRPWTANKDYSNKGGMGIGAFNMLNRSTYEAIGTHKSFSLRPDDDLYLGQLVKSSGYRQRLVTGMDELSVEWYPSLSTAIKGLEKNTFAGLNYSYSLSFIAVSGTFISQVLPFVIFIVGSNDHRSLSAIAIFLMLALMVMTTRKLTHYHSLYALTLPYSALLFIYTIVRALTITIKNGGIEWRGTFYSLKDLRGKRKSTKQ from the coding sequence ATGACAATTCTTTTAATCATGACGATCGCTTTTTGGACGTATGCCCTAATCGATGGATGGAGAGGCTTGAAATCTATAAAAGCTCTTAAAGAGGTCCAGGATCATCATTCAAATCAGTTTGTCTCCATCATTCTGGCTGCTAAAGATGAAGAAAAGGCGATTGATCAAACATTACAATCCTTGATAAATCAAACTCATGAGCCCTTTGAAATCATAGCGGTAAATGATCGTTCTCAAGATCAAACAGGTTCTATCATAAACAAATGGGCAAAAAGCAATCCTTCCCGCATAAAAGCTATTCATATTGAGGTACTGCCTGCAGACTGGTTAGGGAAAAACCACGCTCTATACCAGGGTACAGGCACGCAAAAGGAGATGTTCTACTATTCACGGATGGAGACATTTACTTTTCTAACAACGCTATTAACCAGGCCCTTTCATTCTTTGAAGCGGATCAAGTGGACCACGTTTGGGTTTGGCTTCTTTAAAAGGCCGTGGACAGCAAACAAGGATTATTCTAATAAAGGAGGTATGGGCATCGGAGCATTCAATATGCTGAACCGCTCCACTTACGAGGCAATTGGAACTCATAAGTCTTTTTCACTCAGGCCGGACGATGACCTTTATCTCGGACAACTGGTGAAATCCTCAGGATACAGACAACGGCTTGTGACTGGAATGGATGAACTATCTGTTGAATGGTATCCTTCTTTAAGTACTGCGATAAAAGGACTTGAAAAGAATACATTTGCCGGATTGAATTATTCTTACTCCTTAAGCTTTATTGCTGTTTCAGGAACGTTTATTTCTCAAGTTCTCCCTTTCGTTATATTCATTGTAGGATCCAACGATCACAGAAGCTTAAGTGCAATAGCCATCTTTTTAATGCTTGCATTAATGGTGATGACAACAAGGAAACTAACCCATTACCATTCCTTATACGCACTCACCCTTCCCTACTCTGCTTTATTGTTTATATACACGATCGTACGCGCGCTCACTATTACGATTAAGAACGGTGGAATTGAATGGAGGGGAACGTTCTACTCTTTAAAAGATTTAAGAGGAAAAAGGAAAAGCACGAAGCAATAA
- the namA gene encoding NADPH dehydrogenase NamA, which yields MESSLFSPITFGKVTLKNRIAMSPMCMYSSHTEDGVVAPFHLAHYESRAAGQAGLIMIEATAILPEGRISPQDLGIWSDDHVSGLQQINEGIHRHGARSAIQLGHAGRKAILDEDIYAPSPIPFKEDMETPNEMTTSDIKRTIQAFKEAARRSKEAHFDIIELHGAHGYLISQFLSPLTNKRTDEYGGDRASRFRFLEEVIEEVKTTWDGPIFVRISANEHDVNGNQMEDFLYYAERMKVLGVELIDCSSGGVVPVRPEVYPGYQLQYADQIRNQADIATGAVGMITSGLQAEEAIRNKRADLIFVARAMLRNPYWPKAAADELGVELEGPEQYKRGWL from the coding sequence ATGGAATCCAGTTTATTTTCCCCCATAACATTCGGAAAAGTTACATTAAAAAACCGGATTGCTATGTCCCCTATGTGTATGTACTCTTCTCATACTGAAGATGGGGTTGTAGCACCGTTTCATTTAGCCCACTACGAGAGCCGCGCTGCTGGTCAGGCCGGGCTCATTATGATTGAAGCGACCGCCATACTCCCTGAAGGACGGATCTCCCCTCAGGATTTAGGAATTTGGAGTGATGACCATGTTTCAGGTTTGCAACAAATTAATGAAGGGATCCATCGTCACGGAGCCAGATCAGCGATTCAATTAGGGCACGCAGGAAGAAAAGCGATCTTGGATGAAGACATATATGCTCCAAGTCCGATTCCTTTCAAAGAAGACATGGAAACCCCAAATGAAATGACCACCTCTGATATTAAACGTACAATACAGGCATTTAAAGAAGCAGCGAGACGTTCTAAAGAAGCGCATTTCGATATTATTGAGCTTCACGGAGCGCACGGCTATTTAATTAGTCAGTTTCTTTCCCCTCTCACAAATAAACGTACAGATGAGTATGGTGGAGATCGAGCGTCTCGTTTTCGATTCTTAGAAGAAGTGATCGAAGAAGTCAAAACCACTTGGGATGGACCCATATTTGTTCGGATTTCTGCGAATGAGCACGATGTAAATGGGAATCAAATGGAAGATTTCCTTTATTATGCTGAACGTATGAAAGTACTTGGAGTTGAATTAATTGACTGTAGTTCTGGCGGTGTAGTACCTGTTCGACCTGAGGTCTACCCTGGATATCAGTTGCAATATGCAGACCAAATCCGGAATCAGGCGGATATCGCAACAGGCGCAGTCGGCATGATTACTTCTGGCCTTCAAGCAGAGGAAGCAATCCGGAACAAAAGAGCTGATTTAATCTTCGTAGCTCGCGCCATGCTTCGCAACCCATACTGGCCAAAAGCCGCTGCTGATGAACTTGGTGTGGAGTTAGAAGGTCCTGAGCAATACAAAAGAGGATGGCTGTAA
- a CDS encoding ArsR/SmtB family transcription factor, translating to MSTHFEQLFRLNTLTFHALGDTARQDIILLLDQFKRLSVNEIAEKSPLSRPAVSHHLKILRDAGIVSIEKEGTKRYYFLTIEDRIDLLKQLITEVEKHCIE from the coding sequence ATGTCTACCCACTTTGAACAGCTGTTTCGCCTGAATACCCTAACCTTTCATGCGTTAGGAGATACGGCCAGACAAGATATTATTTTACTGCTGGATCAATTTAAACGATTAAGCGTCAATGAAATTGCGGAAAAGTCTCCTCTTTCACGCCCCGCTGTCTCCCATCATTTAAAGATCTTGCGAGATGCGGGCATTGTATCCATAGAGAAAGAAGGAACAAAGCGCTATTATTTCCTGACTATCGAGGACAGAATTGATCTATTAAAACAACTCATAACAGAGGTTGAGAAGCATTGTATAGAGTAG
- the rnz gene encoding ribonuclease Z: MEFIFLGTGAGVPSKKRNVTSIALQLLQERGATWLIDCGEATQHQILNTSIRPRRIEKIFITHLHGDHIFGLPGLLGSRSFQGGTTPLEIYGPRGIKAFIETALSISSTRLTYDLQIHEIDEGKIYEDDQFTITCKKLDHGILSYGYSFEEKDKPGELLVKQLQKSGIQPGPIYQQIKDNPRVMLEDGTMIEREDYVGPPKKGRKVCVFGDTRFHERFIPFVKDADVLVHEATFSENEETLAYNYYHSTTAQAARIAQEGGVKQLIMTHISSRYQDEDVNSLLNEARTYFSNTDIAADLKQFKVRD, translated from the coding sequence ATGGAATTTATATTTTTAGGAACAGGTGCTGGTGTACCCTCTAAGAAACGAAATGTTACAAGTATCGCTTTACAATTGTTGCAAGAAAGAGGCGCAACCTGGTTAATAGATTGCGGAGAAGCTACTCAACACCAAATCTTAAATACTTCCATACGACCGAGAAGGATCGAAAAAATATTTATTACCCATTTACACGGAGACCATATATTCGGTTTACCAGGTCTATTGGGGAGCCGGTCTTTTCAAGGGGGAACAACTCCTTTAGAAATATACGGACCTCGGGGTATCAAAGCATTCATAGAAACCGCCCTTTCTATTAGTTCAACTCGCTTAACCTATGACTTGCAGATTCATGAAATAGATGAAGGTAAAATTTATGAAGATGATCAATTTACGATTACCTGTAAAAAATTAGATCACGGCATTTTAAGCTATGGGTACTCTTTTGAAGAGAAGGACAAACCTGGAGAACTGCTAGTTAAACAATTACAAAAATCAGGCATTCAACCAGGCCCCATTTATCAGCAGATCAAAGACAATCCTAGAGTCATGTTAGAGGATGGAACCATGATCGAGCGAGAAGACTATGTAGGCCCTCCTAAAAAAGGCAGGAAAGTGTGCGTCTTTGGCGACACACGCTTTCATGAGCGGTTTATTCCATTTGTAAAAGATGCTGATGTGTTAGTACATGAAGCGACATTCTCTGAAAACGAGGAAACACTAGCTTATAATTACTATCATTCCACAACTGCTCAAGCTGCTCGCATTGCTCAAGAAGGTGGGGTCAAACAACTCATCATGACCCACATTTCATCTCGCTACCAAGATGAAGACGTGAACTCGTTATTAAATGAAGCCAGAACCTATTTTTCTAATACAGACATCGCTGCAGATTTAAAACAATTTAAAGTACGTGATTAA